In Parasegetibacter sp. NRK P23, a single genomic region encodes these proteins:
- the cmk gene encoding (d)CMP kinase: MVPSKKIIVTIDGWSSCGKSTLAKQLAKELNYVYIDSGAMYRAVTLYFLRNHIDWTSPVQVVEALQNIHLDFRFNEQSAQSEMFLNDENVEYVIRDLVVAEKVSDVASIKEVRDFAVAQQRKMGARKGIVMDGRDIGTVVFPHAELKIFMTADNAIRVQRRFKELFQKNPNISIEEVKNNLEMRDYIDSHREISPLRQADDAIVIDNTHLTMEQQLHKALHLVNEKCG; this comes from the coding sequence GTGGTTCCCTCGAAAAAGATCATAGTAACCATCGATGGCTGGTCCTCCTGCGGAAAAAGTACACTCGCCAAGCAGCTGGCGAAGGAACTGAACTACGTTTATATAGACAGTGGCGCGATGTACCGGGCCGTTACCCTGTATTTTCTGAGGAACCATATCGACTGGACCAGTCCCGTACAGGTGGTAGAGGCCCTGCAAAATATTCACCTGGATTTCCGTTTCAACGAACAAAGCGCCCAGAGCGAAATGTTCCTGAATGACGAAAATGTGGAATACGTGATCCGCGACCTTGTGGTGGCCGAAAAAGTAAGCGATGTGGCTTCCATTAAGGAAGTACGCGATTTCGCCGTGGCCCAGCAACGGAAAATGGGTGCCCGGAAAGGCATTGTAATGGACGGCCGCGACATCGGTACCGTGGTTTTCCCCCATGCCGAACTAAAAATATTCATGACCGCCGATAACGCCATCCGGGTGCAGCGGCGCTTCAAAGAACTCTTCCAGAAGAACCCCAACATCAGCATTGAAGAGGTGAAAAATAACCTCGAAATGCGCGACTACATTGATTCTCACCGCGAAATAAGCCCGCTCCGGCAAGCAGATGACGCCATCGTTATCGACAATACACACCTCACCATGGAGCAACAATTACACAAGGCTTTGCATCTCGTTAACGAAAAATGCGGGTAA
- a CDS encoding lipopolysaccharide assembly protein LapB → MKFSYAAYVILMTSFFAGSSCQHNGSAGGQQQEEQPEQNTISRLKAEIRSYPDSLPLRMQLAARLRRQGELRPALRQTDTILQKDSLNPALHLFKGELLLELKDTTAGILAYETAYRIEPASETPFSLAYLYAVTGNSKALELSDTLIARMSRQNPKGDPYYIKGIYHLQKGNQPEALRSFNQSINIDHTFMESYTEKGRLLFNQKNYRDALKVFQLAATVSNSYPDAYYWQGKCLEEMGEKTTAANQYKKAIGLDPDYKAAREALQKLAD, encoded by the coding sequence ATGAAGTTCAGTTACGCCGCATATGTTATCCTGATGACCTCTTTTTTTGCGGGAAGTTCCTGCCAGCACAATGGTTCCGCCGGAGGACAACAGCAGGAGGAACAACCGGAACAGAATACGATCAGCCGTTTGAAAGCTGAAATCCGTTCTTATCCTGATTCTCTCCCCCTCCGTATGCAACTCGCGGCCCGCTTACGGCGCCAGGGCGAATTGAGGCCAGCACTCCGCCAAACGGACACCATCCTGCAAAAAGATTCCCTCAACCCCGCGCTGCACCTTTTTAAAGGAGAACTGTTGCTGGAACTGAAAGATACCACCGCAGGCATCCTCGCTTACGAAACCGCTTACAGGATAGAACCTGCTTCCGAAACGCCTTTTAGCCTGGCTTACCTGTATGCCGTTACAGGAAACTCCAAAGCGCTGGAACTGTCTGATACACTGATCGCACGCATGAGCCGGCAAAACCCCAAAGGAGACCCCTACTACATTAAAGGCATATACCATCTTCAAAAAGGCAATCAGCCGGAGGCGCTCCGTTCCTTCAACCAAAGCATCAATATCGACCATACTTTCATGGAGTCTTACACGGAAAAGGGGCGATTGTTGTTCAACCAGAAAAATTACCGCGACGCGCTTAAAGTGTTCCAACTGGCTGCCACCGTTTCCAACAGCTATCCCGATGCTTATTATTGGCAGGGCAAATGCCTCGAAGAAATGGGAGAAAAAACCACCGCGGCCAACCAATATAAAAAAGCGATAGGACTCGATCCGGACTATAAAGCCGCACGTGAAGCGTTGCAGAAACTCGCCGACTGA